In Humulus lupulus chromosome 6, drHumLupu1.1, whole genome shotgun sequence, a single genomic region encodes these proteins:
- the LOC133782664 gene encoding uncharacterized protein LOC133782664 — protein sequence MLDGGMKMSLHTLYSPPVLRSLVTKNRTYFEARRPRSPNHHHPSVTVQVSSVLVQTDESGNSPEPIKVLSSEMMNQRPRCTQNSDQLLSQPNTIGIIGGVSAFSTLIFLEKLVWWGIRAGGCPPFVVCSDSSLRMKLPILNSFHSFNAHMAQIQSSSFGPVVESLRRKRVFLEQSGARCIVMPCHILHVWQSEISEGCSLPFLHAGECVAKELLEAKLKPLEVGNGVRIGVLASNEALVAGIYQEKLQNEGFEVVLPDRATMEHVVIPAVEAVKRGDKKGARNLMKIAVQILLMRAVNTVVIACDEMQGLLPLDDPLLHKCTDPMDALARSTIRWANSEANMQI from the exons ATGCTTGATGGGGGCATGAAAATGTCCCTCCATACACTTTATAGTCCTCCTGTTCTTCGTAGCCTTGTAACAAAGAACAGAACCTACTTTGAAGCCAGACGACCTAGATCACCAAATCATCATCACCCATCAGTGACCGTACAAGTATCTTCAGTTCTGGTTCAGACTGATGAAAGTGGAAACTCACCAGAACCCATCAAGGTTTTAAGCTCGGAGATGATGAATCAACGGCCAAGATGCACTCAAAACTCAGACCAACTCCTCAGCCAGCCAAACACCATAGGCATCATCGGTGGAGTCTCGGCTTTTTCCACTCTCATTTTCCTGGAAAAGCTTGTCTGGTGGGGCATCAGAGCTGGGGGTTGCCCACCCTTTGTGGTCTGCAGTGACTCATCACTGCGCATGAAGCTTCCCATTTTGAATTCTTTTCATTCGTTTAATGCGCATATGGCTCAAATCCAATCAAGTAGTTTTGGTCCGGTAGTCGAGAGCTTAAGGCGGAAAAGGGTCTTTCTGGAGCAATCTGGAGCTCGCTGTATAGTCATGCCTTGTCATATATTACATGTCTGGCAAAGTGAGATATCTGAAGGGTGTTCTTTGCCTTTCCTTCATGCTGGTGAGTGTGTAGCTAAGGAGCTTTTGGAAGCAAAATTGAAGCCTCTTGAGGTTGGTAATGGAGTGCGGATTGGAGTTCTTGCCTCCAATGAAGCTCTAGTGGCAGGTATATATCAAGAGAAGTTGCAGAACGAG GGTTTCGAGGTTGTTTTGCCAGACAGAGCCACAATGGAGCACGTGGTGATTCCTGCAGTAGAAGCAGTGAAGAGAGGAGACAAAAAAGGAGCTCGGAATCTCATGAAAATAGCAGTACAGATTCTATTGATGAGAGCTGTAAATACTGTCGTAATCGCTTGTGATGAAATGCAGGGTCTTCTTCCACTTGATGATCCTCTTCTTCACAAATGTACTGATCCCATGGATGCTCTTGCAAGGTCAACAATAAGATGGGCTAATTCTGAGGCAAATATGCAAATATGA
- the LOC133782663 gene encoding nudix hydrolase 19, chloroplastic isoform X2, producing the protein MKVMLSHFLSSSSTSIFLSLSTKLHLRITTKRALSSCIFTSTTMSVNLHSHAFAGNPLRSKTPKAGDPLSPTQALETLKSRILEATHFPSSPSFKVLPFRKGRPLASSPDGTTDSSSPIWHLGWLALADFKDLLAKSGTEINGDSLVYLGSQADEDIVYWAIDVSEEAKLVPELGSLRFSFVELRTLMVATDWADANAMGQLAVAGHARALLEWHSTSNFCGRCGEKTVPKEAGRRKQCSSDLCKQRIYPRVDPPGESLEEAVKRETWEETGIEVGKVVYHSSQPWPVGPSSIPCQLMVGFFAHAKSFEINVDKEELEDATWHNREDVKKALLAAEYKKAQKTAAVKVEQMCKGVEKTQSFSGDFNVESGELAPMFFPGPFAIAHHLISAWAFQDETADVGQSHLKQRSGSFSNL; encoded by the exons ATGAAAGTCATGCTCTCTCACTTTCTCTCATCATCGTCAACTTCtatcttcctttctctctctacaAAACTTCATCTGAGAATCACAACAAAGAGAGCTCTCTCCTCTTGCATTTTCACATCCACCACCATGTCCGTCAACCTCCACTCCCATGCCTTTGCCGGTAACCCTCTGAGATCCAAGACCCCAAAAGCTGGGGACCCTCTTTCACCGACCCAAGCTCTCGAAACTCTCAAAAGTCGGATTTTGGAGGCCACCCACTTCCCTTCTTCACCAAGTTTTAAGGTCTTGCCCTTTAGGAAGGGTAGGCCTTTAGCCTCTTCTCCTGATGGGACCACTGATTCCTCCTCCCCAATTTGGCATCTGGGTTGGCTCGCTTTGGCTGATTTCAAGGACTTGTTGGCCAAGTCCGGAACTGAGATTAACGGTGACTCGTTGGTATATCTGGGTTCGCAAGCGGACGAAGACATCGTCTACTGGGCAATTGATGTTTCTGAAGAGGCTAAGTTGGTTCCTGAATTGGGTAGCCTGAGGTTCTCTTTTGTTGAGCTTAGAACGCTCATGGTCGCCACTGATTGGGCTGATGCTAATGCCATGGGACAGTTGGCTGTTGCAGGTCAT GCCAGAGCATTGTTGGAATGGCATAGTACATCAAACTTTTGTGGACGTTGTGGAGAGAAAACAGTCCCTAAGGAAGCTGGGAGACGAAAGCAATGTTCAAGTGATCTGTGCAAACAGAGAATCTACCCTCGTGTTGATCCT CCTGGAGAAAGCTTAGAAGAGGCAGTGAAGAGGGAAACATGGGAAGAGACTGGTATTGAAGTAGGTAAAGTTGTCTACCATAGTTCGCAGCCTTGGCCAG TTGGACCAAGTAGTATCCCATGCCAGTTAATGGTTGGGTTCTTCGCACACGCAAAATCATTTGAAATAAATGTGGACAAGGAAGAGTTGGAAG ATGCAACATGGCACAATAGAGAAGATGTGAAAAAAGCCTTGCTAGCTGCTGAGTACAAGAAGGCTCAAAAAACAGCAGCTGTGAAGGTAGAACAGATGTGCAAAGGAGTTGAGAAGACGCAGAGTTTTTCAGGAGACTTCAATGTTGAGAGTGGTGAACTTGCTCCGATGTTTTTCCCTGGACCGTTTGCAATTGCTCATCACCTCATCTCCGCTTGGGCATTTCAGGATGAAACAGCAGATGTTGGCCAATCTCATCTAAAACAACGTAGTGGTTCTTTCTCAAATTTGTAG
- the LOC133782663 gene encoding nudix hydrolase 19, chloroplastic isoform X1 — MKVMLSHFLSSSSTSIFLSLSTKLHLRITTKRALSSCIFTSTTMSVNLHSHAFAGNPLRSKTPKAGDPLSPTQALETLKSRILEATHFPSSPSFKVLPFRKGRPLASSPDGTTDSSSPIWHLGWLALADFKDLLAKSGTEINGDSLVYLGSQADEDIVYWAIDVSEEAKLVPELGSLRFSFVELRTLMVATDWADANAMGQLAVAGHARALLEWHSTSNFCGRCGEKTVPKEAGRRKQCSSDLCKQRIYPRVDPVVIMLVIDKENDRALLSRQSRFVPRMWSCLAGFIEPGESLEEAVKRETWEETGIEVGKVVYHSSQPWPVGPSSIPCQLMVGFFAHAKSFEINVDKEELEDATWHNREDVKKALLAAEYKKAQKTAAVKVEQMCKGVEKTQSFSGDFNVESGELAPMFFPGPFAIAHHLISAWAFQDETADVGQSHLKQRSGSFSNL, encoded by the exons ATGAAAGTCATGCTCTCTCACTTTCTCTCATCATCGTCAACTTCtatcttcctttctctctctacaAAACTTCATCTGAGAATCACAACAAAGAGAGCTCTCTCCTCTTGCATTTTCACATCCACCACCATGTCCGTCAACCTCCACTCCCATGCCTTTGCCGGTAACCCTCTGAGATCCAAGACCCCAAAAGCTGGGGACCCTCTTTCACCGACCCAAGCTCTCGAAACTCTCAAAAGTCGGATTTTGGAGGCCACCCACTTCCCTTCTTCACCAAGTTTTAAGGTCTTGCCCTTTAGGAAGGGTAGGCCTTTAGCCTCTTCTCCTGATGGGACCACTGATTCCTCCTCCCCAATTTGGCATCTGGGTTGGCTCGCTTTGGCTGATTTCAAGGACTTGTTGGCCAAGTCCGGAACTGAGATTAACGGTGACTCGTTGGTATATCTGGGTTCGCAAGCGGACGAAGACATCGTCTACTGGGCAATTGATGTTTCTGAAGAGGCTAAGTTGGTTCCTGAATTGGGTAGCCTGAGGTTCTCTTTTGTTGAGCTTAGAACGCTCATGGTCGCCACTGATTGGGCTGATGCTAATGCCATGGGACAGTTGGCTGTTGCAGGTCAT GCCAGAGCATTGTTGGAATGGCATAGTACATCAAACTTTTGTGGACGTTGTGGAGAGAAAACAGTCCCTAAGGAAGCTGGGAGACGAAAGCAATGTTCAAGTGATCTGTGCAAACAGAGAATCTACCCTCGTGTTGATCCT GTTGTCATTATGTTAGTTATTGACAAAGAGAACGACCGTGCCCTTTTAAGCAGACAATCTAGATTTGTACCACGTATGTGGAGTTGCTTGGCTGGTTTTATAGAG CCTGGAGAAAGCTTAGAAGAGGCAGTGAAGAGGGAAACATGGGAAGAGACTGGTATTGAAGTAGGTAAAGTTGTCTACCATAGTTCGCAGCCTTGGCCAG TTGGACCAAGTAGTATCCCATGCCAGTTAATGGTTGGGTTCTTCGCACACGCAAAATCATTTGAAATAAATGTGGACAAGGAAGAGTTGGAAG ATGCAACATGGCACAATAGAGAAGATGTGAAAAAAGCCTTGCTAGCTGCTGAGTACAAGAAGGCTCAAAAAACAGCAGCTGTGAAGGTAGAACAGATGTGCAAAGGAGTTGAGAAGACGCAGAGTTTTTCAGGAGACTTCAATGTTGAGAGTGGTGAACTTGCTCCGATGTTTTTCCCTGGACCGTTTGCAATTGCTCATCACCTCATCTCCGCTTGGGCATTTCAGGATGAAACAGCAGATGTTGGCCAATCTCATCTAAAACAACGTAGTGGTTCTTTCTCAAATTTGTAG